A genomic stretch from Podarcis muralis chromosome W, rPodMur119.hap1.1, whole genome shotgun sequence includes:
- the LOC144326468 gene encoding myelin proteolipid protein-like translates to MTYITGANTTQHTVAACLLECCARCLVGAPFTSLVATALCFLGVALFCGCSHEALTGTEHLIETYFSKNYQDYEYLVDVIHDFQYAIYGVAGFFFLFGALLLAEGFYTTSAVRQVFGDYRATVCGKGLGATFVGITYVLTVLWLLVLACSAVPIYVYFTAWTTCNSIANPTKTAAGIGNLCTDARMYGVLPWNASPGRVCGQSLLSICKTSEFQMTFNLFIAAFVGAAVTLVALVTFIIAATYNFAILRLMGRGTKF, encoded by the exons atgacttacattacaggagccaatacaacacaacacactgttgctgcat GTCTGTTAGAGTGCTGTGCCCGCTGCCTGGTGGGGGCACCCTTCACCTCGCTGGTGGCCACGGCCCTGTGCTTCCTGGGGGTGGCACTCTTCTGCGGCTGCAGCCACGAAGCCCTGACCGGCACCGAGCACCTGATCGAGACCTACTTCTCAAAAAACTACCAGGATTACGAGTACCTGGTCGATGT GATCCACGACTTCCAGTACGCCATCTACGGGGTGGCcggcttcttcttcctctttggtgCCCTCCTGCTGGCCGAAGGCTTCTACACCACCAGCGCTGTCCGGCAGGTCTTCGGCGACTACCGGGCCACCGTCTGCGGCAAGGGCCTGGGCGCCACG TTTGTGGGCATCACCTATGTCCTGACCGTCCTCTGGCTCCTGGTCCTGGCCTGCTCGGCTGTCCCCATCTACGTCTACTTCACGGCCTGGACCACCTGCAACTCCATCGCCAACCCCACCAAGACGGCCGCCGGCATCGGGAACCTCTGCACAGACGCCCGGATGTATG GTGTCCTGCCGTGGAACGCTTCCCCGGGAAGAGTGTGTGGCCAGAGCCTTCTCTCCATCTGCAAGACATCCGAG TTCCAGATGACGTTCAACCTGTTCATTGCGGCCTTTGTGGGAGCAGCGGTCACCTTGGTGGCTCTG GTGACATTTATCATCGCGGCCACCTACAACTTCGCCATCCTGAGGCTGATGGGCCGGGGAACGAAATTCTAA